In Ictidomys tridecemlineatus isolate mIctTri1 unplaced genomic scaffold, mIctTri1.hap1 Scaffold_277, whole genome shotgun sequence, one DNA window encodes the following:
- the LOC144373162 gene encoding atypical chemokine receptor 3-like encodes MDMHLFDYTEPRNFSDINWPCNSSNCILIDTVHCPTMPHKSILLYTLFFIYIFIFVIGMIANSVVVWVNIQAKNTGYDTHCYILKLAIMDLWVVITIPVWVVSLVQDNQWQMGELTCKVTHLTFSVNLVGSIFFLTCMSIDCYLFIIYFTSTSSRRKKMVCHIVCVLVWLLALCLSLPNTYYLKTVVSASNNETYCWSFYPEHSIKEWLIGMELVSVVLGFIVPFSIITVFYCLLSRAISASGDQENQSIRKVIFSYVVVFLVCWLPYHVAVLLDIFSILHNLPFTCQLENTLLTALHVTQSLSLVHCCINPVLYSFINHKYRYKLMKAFTFQYSAQIGLTQLTNTSRVSETEYLVLEQNSK; translated from the coding sequence ATGGATATGCATCTCTTTGACTACACAGAGCCAAGAAACTTCTCTGACATTAACTGGCCATGCAACAGCAGCAACTGCATCCTGATTGATACAGTGCACTGCCCAACCATGCCCCACAAAAGCATCCTACTCTacacacttttcttcatttacattttcatctTCGTGATCGGCATGATTGCCAACTCTGTGGTGGTCTGGGTGAACATCCAGGCCAAGAACACAGGCTATGACACCCACTGCTACATCTTGAAACTTGCCATCATGGACCTGTGGGTGGTCATCACCATCCCCGTCTGGGTGGTCAGCCTGGTGCAGGACAACCAGTGGCAAATGGGTGAGCTAACCTGCAAGGTCACGCACCTCACCTTCTCTGTCAACCTTGTTGGCAGCATCTTCTTCCTCACATGCATGAGCATCGACTGCTACCTCTTCATCATCTACTTCACCAGCACTTCCAGCCGCAGGAAGAAGATGGTGTGCCACATCGTGTGCGTTCTGGTGTGGCTGCTGGCCTTGTGCTTGTCTCTGCCCAACACCTACTACCTGAAGACTGTGGTGTCTGCTTCCAACAACGAGACCTACTGCTGGTCGTTCTACCCTGAGCACAGCATCAAGGAGTGGCTGATCGgcatggagcttgtctctgttGTCTTGGGCTTCATTGTCCCCTTCTCCATCATCACTGTCTTCTACTGCCTACTCTCCAGGGCCATCTCAGCCTCTGGTGATCAGGAGAATCAGAGTATCCGGAAGGTCATCTTTTCCTATGTGGTGGTCTTCCTTGTGTGCTGGCTCCCCTATCATGTGGCAGTGCTGCTGGACATCTTCTCCATCCTGCACAACCTCCCCTTCACCTGCCAGCTGGAGAACACGCTCCTCACAGCACTACATGTCACACAGAGCCTGTCCCTGGTGCACTGCTGCATCAATCCTGTGCTCTACAGCTTCATCAACCACAAGTACAGGTACAAGCTGATGAAGGCCTTCACTTTTCAGTATTCTGCCCAAATAGGCCTCACCCAGCTCACCAACACCTCCAGAGTGTCAGAGACAGAGTACTTGGTGCTGGAGCAAAACTCCAAATGA